In Arachis hypogaea cultivar Tifrunner chromosome 2, arahy.Tifrunner.gnm2.J5K5, whole genome shotgun sequence, a genomic segment contains:
- the LOC112726737 gene encoding uncharacterized protein — protein MHEIQRIAKEYINDEEVSQVVATNKRQHGSTAAHNTAEQHLDITPHKRKPEGTIQTSKHRGIFPKARQLKERTGGNKTLYCDYHRGYEHRIQDCFDLKDALEQAIRDGKLPEFTKIIRKPKRAKREGSPEREVHNLRTQRQGLRETPETDQTIIVNVITGKDTPRKSKSSLKKDLKILVVRNQNPSVTADKMITFSPKDCQHGTSAEDTPFVISAKIRTGLVRRILVDIGEDSNILFRGAFDKLGHCRDNLQTHCNRVTRLGDNFIKPDGSIVLPPTIRTGDQRKTILSKFVVLKDSIAYNVILERKTINDLSVIIFTKFLLIKFTAEDGSIGIIHRDRENRSRI, from the exons atgcacgagatccagaGAATCGCAAAGGAGTACATAAACGACGAAGAGGTAAGCCAAGTCGTAGCCACCAATAAACGGCAGCACGGCAGCACGGCAGCACACAACACGGCAGAACAGCACCTCGACATAACCCCCCACAAGAGAAAACCAGAAGGAACAATTCAAACCAGCAAAC ATCGAGGTATTTTTCCAAAGGCCCGACAACTCAAGGAAAGAACAGGCGGCAACAAGACCCTGTACTGCGACTACCATCGAGGATACGAACATAGGATACAAGACTGTTTTGACCTAAAAGACGCCCTCGAGcaagccatacgagacggcaaGCTCCCCGAGTTCACCAAAATTATCAGGAAACCAAAACGCGCGAAAAGAGAAGGATCACCAGAAAGAGAAGTGCATAACCTGAGGACACAGAGACAAGGCCTCAGGGAAACCCCAGAAACAGACCAGACCATCATCGTGAACGTCATCACGGGTAAAGACACCCCGAGAAAATCAAAATCATCCCTAAAAAAGGATCTCAAGATCTTGGTAGTCAGAAACCAAAACCCATCTGTCACCGCCGATAAAATGATAACATTCTCCCCCAAGGACTGCCAGCACGGCACCTCGGCAGAAGACACCCCCTTCGTCATCTCAGCAAAGATCAGAACCGGGCTAGTTAGAAGAATACTGGTAGACATAGGAGAAGACTCcaacatcctcttcagaggagcctTCGACAAGCTAGGACACTGCCGTGACAACCTCCAAACACACTGCAACAGAGTCACCAGACTCGGAGATAACTTTATCAAGCCAGATGGTTCCATCGTCCTACCCCCCACCATAAGGACAGGAGACCAAAGGAAGACGATCCTATCCAAGTTTGTGGTCCTCAAGGATTCCATCGCCTACAACGTTATccttgaaagaaaaacaattaacGATCTCTCCGTCATCATCTTCACAAAATTCCTCCTCATAAAGTTCACTGCAGAAGACGGCTCCATCGGGATAATCCACAGAGATCGGGAAAATCGCAGTAGAATTTGA
- the LOC140177100 gene encoding uncharacterized protein has protein sequence MRRGIPTLQESPSGTLVLAKPKTREILFLYLSITGEALAAALIREDENKAQRPIYFISKVLQDTESRYSHFEKLAFALLTTSRRLRQYFQAYPITVQTDQAVRQVQQKPDLAGRMLAWFIEPRNAIKA, from the coding sequence ATGCGAAGAGGCATCCCAACACTTCAAGAAAGTCCTAGCGGAACCCTGGTCCTTGCCAAACCCAAAACCAGAGAGATCCTCTTCCTTTACCTATCTATAACGGGAGAAGCACTTGCAGCAGCGCTTATCCGAGAAGACGAGAATAAGGCCCAGCGACCCATCTATTTCATAAGCAAAGTCTTGCAAGATACGGAATCACGCTACTCACACTTTGAGAAACTCGCCTTTGCACTCCTCACGACATCCCGACGTCTTCGACAGTATTTCCAAGCCTACCCCATTACGGTCCAAACCGACCAAGCGGTCAGGCAAGTTCAACAAAAGCCCGACCTAGCGGGGAGGATGCTAGCATGGTTCATCGAACCTCGAAATGCGATCAAAGCGTAG